ATTTCTGCGTGCGCTCGACGGCGAATGCGGGAACCACCACGCTGCCGCCGCGCCGGGCGACATCCTGGACGAGGCGCGCCAGCTCCGGGCGCGGGTCGGTGGTGGGATGGCGGCGGTTGCCGTAGGTGGATTCGATGACCAGCACGTCGGCGCGCTCGATGTCGTCGGGGCCGGTAGAGATGACCTTGCCGGGTGCGATGTGCGTGTCGCGTACGCGGCCGACGTCGCCGCTGAACAGCAGCGTGCGCCGGCCGCCGGGCGTTTCCAGCTTTACCTCCACCATGGCCGAGCCCAGGATGTGCGCGGCGTGCAGGTAGCGGAAACTGACATCGGGTGAGAGCCGGCGCTCTTCGCCGAAGTCCACCTGCTTGAGATACGCCAGGCTGTCCAGCGCCTGCTGCTCGGTGTAGAGCGGCAGAGCAGGCGAGTGCTTCGAGGTCTTCTTCTTGTTCGCGTATTCGGCCTCCTCCTCCTGCAGATGGCCGGAGTCCGGCAGCAGCACGCCGCACAAGTCCACGGTGGGCGGCGTGGCGAAGATAGGTCCGCGAAAACCTTCCTGGATAAGGCGCGGCACCCATCCGGCGTGATCCATGTGGGCGTGGGTGAGAATGACGGCGTCGATGAGGCGCGCGGGGATGGGCGTGTCCTGCCAATTGCGCTCGCGCCACTGCTTGTGTCCTTGAAACAGGCCGCAGTCGATCAGCACCTGGAAGCCGCGCTTGCCGCCGCGGTCGGCGGTGTTGATAAGGTGCTTGGAACCGGTGACCGTGCCGGCTGCGCCGAGGAACTGGATGTAGGGCATGGGCGAGTTCTCGGTCCTCAGTTCTCAGTTCTGGGAAAGCGGCTATGGTAGCGCAATGGCAGCCAGGTTGTTGGTGCGGTCGGATTCGGGGACGCTGGAGTCGTTCACCAGCACGTCGCGCGGCTTGGTGGGCACGGTGATGCGGATGCTGGCCTTGTCCCGCGCGGGGACGCGCAGGCGCTGGGTGGCCTCGCCGCCCTCGGCGCGCAGTGTGACCGAGACTTCCGCCGCCGCGCCGCCCAGGTTCTCCACCGTGACCGTCACGGAGTATCCGCCGCCGACGATGGGACGCGGGTAAGTCGAGACCACGCGGAAGTCGGGGAGGCCGCGGTCGCGATAGACCCAGTCGTCGAAGAACCACTCCAGACTCCGTCCGCTTTCTTTTTCGAGCAACTGCTGGAAGTAAGCCGGCGTGCGGTCGTCCTCGGCGCGATAGGCATGCAGAGCGCGCTGCAGAGGGGCGTCGCCGAGCATCTCCCGCAGCATCCAGAACACGTACGCGGCTTTGGCGCGGTAGAAGATCTCGTCGCTGGTGGTGATGAGCGAGGGACGAGGAGCTTCAGGCGGAAGCCGGGCCAGGGCGTTCTCCATTTCCACCAGCAGGGGGAGCTGCCGTTCCAGGTATTCGAGCGCCGCGGAGCGTCGTGCTTGCTGCTCGCGGGCCAGCGCCTGGGCGAAGTGCGCAGCCCCTTCGCGGATCCACGGCCGGGGAGAATCCAGGGCGGCGTGCGCCAGCGGGTGCATCAGGGTGACTTCGAGGGACTCGCGGGAGAGCGGCTTGAGCGGCGTGAACAGCACTGAGCCGCTCTCCCACGGAACCACGTCGAGCGGAGTGGGCGGCTGCACGCGGGTGGAGGACTCGGCAGCAACCTCGGCCAGCTCAACCATCTCGAAGCGGCGGCGCGGCTGGCCGAACCACTCGAAGGCCAGCGGCTGCAAGGCCTGGGCGGCATCCACATACTGCTGCGCGAGAGTTTCGTGTCCGGGGAAGTGATAGACACGAATCACGGACTGCAGCAGCGCGCGGAAGTCGCCGGCGGCCAGGGTGGGCGGCGAAAGGCCCACGGGCTCGAACACGAAGTCGAAGCTGCGCGCCGCGGGATTTCCGCCGACGGCGCGGCCGTTGGTCACCACCTGCCAGGCATAGTAGGAAGGAACGTCGAGCGTCACCGTCAGGCGCAGGACGGACGCGGCGTGGCGCGCCTTCCAGGCGTCGAGCGAGTCGAAGAACTCCGTCGGGTCGCTCAGCGAAATGCTCTCGAGGGTCACGGGATACCAGGCGACGTAGCCGACGCCCCGTAGGCAGGTAAAGGTAGCGCTGATGCGATCCCAGTCGTTGCGTTTGGCATCCGCTTCAGGCGCGCCCGCGCGTGTGAGCCGTGCGGCATCGAGCACCACCGTGCCTTCGTAGGCGACCTCCAGCGTGACGCTGTTCCCCGGCGCCACCTCCTGCGGCAGCGTGACCAGGACCTCCGAAAGCGACCCGGTGTGGTCGAGGTCGGAGACGTAGGGCTGCCCGACCATCGGCAGCGGCTTTCCTTCCGCCGTGACCGAGGTCCACCCGAGCGAAGAAGAGACCTGGAGCGCGACCACGCGCTGCGACGACGGGCTGTCGTTGCGCAGCGTCACGGTTCCGTTGGCGGAGAGCGCTTCCTGCGCCGGCGTGATGCGGAGCTTCAAGTCCCAGGCGGTGATGGTGAAGGCGGCGCGGTCGAGGGCGGAAGATGGAGTCGCGAGAGAGCACAGCAAACAGAAGGCAAGTAAGGACGGGCGCCTTTCGCGCACCGGCGCGAATCGGCGCGCCCAGATCCTTCGCTCGGCGAAAAGCAGTAGCGCCTCGCTCAGGATGACACCTCCGGTTGGTTGAGCCGGCGTTGGCGGACGAGTTCGTACATGACCACGGCAGCGGCGACGGAGACATTCAGCGAGGGCACCTTGCCCAGCATGGGAATGGAGACCAGGAAGTCACAGCGGCGGCGGATCTGCTCGTGCATGCCCTTGCCTTCGGCGCCGAGCACCAGCGCGCAGTCCATGTTGTAGTCGAGCGATTCGTAGGACTGTGGGGCGCGCTCGTCGAGGCCGACGATCCACACATTGCGTGCCTTTAATTCCTCGAGCGCACGGCCCAGGTTGGTGACGCGCGCGATGGGCAGGTGCTCGCTGGCGCCGGCGGAAACCTTGGCCACCGTGGCGGTAACCCCCACGGCACGGCGCTCGGGAATGAGGACGCCGTCGGCGCCGGCGGCATCAGCCGTACGTAGGATGGCACCCAGGTTGTGCGGGTCTTCGATGCCGTCGAGCACCAGGACGAAAGCGTGATGTCCGCGGCGATGGGCCAGGATGGCCTCCGGGGCGTCATAGCGCCGCGCCGCCGCCACCGCCACCACGCCCTGGTGCGCGCCGCCGTGCGTCATGCGGTCAAGCTGGTGGCGCGGCAGGAAGCGCACCGGGACCTGCAGCGCACGGCATTCCGCAATCAGCTTCTCGACGCGAGCATCGTTGCGCCCGGAGACCGCGACGTACTCGAATGCGCGGCCGCGGGCCTTCAGGGCCTCAGTCACGGCATGGATGCCGAAGATGATCTCCATCAGGATGAGTGTAGAGGATGCCCTGGGCGATTGAGTAATTGGGAAATTTGGCGATTGGGAAATTGCGCACCACCGGCAACGCGCCAAACAATTTGCACACTACCAAATCGCCCAATCACTCAATTCAAGATGAGCCGCCGCCACCCCTGCCGCCGCAGCAGCATCGCAATGACGCCTCCGCCAGCAATGCGATCAGGATGCCGCCCACGATATCGGAAACATAGTGGTAGCGGTCATACACAGCCCCGATGCAAAGCAGCACCACCAGCGGCGCAAGCGCCACGCCCAGGCGCGGAGCGTAGCGCCAGGCATAAATCAACGCGACTACGGCGGCGGCCACGTGCGAGCTGGGAAAGGCGTTGCCGTGCACGCCTCCGTGCTTCTGGATGAGGTTGACCAGGAAATGAAATGGGCCACCCTCGAGGGGTACGGTGTGCAGATGACGGAGCGTGTGCGCCGGGCCCTCGGTGGGGAAGCCGAGGAAGAACAGGTAGCACAGCATGTAGCTCACGACGCTGGCGGACATGGCGCGCCGGAAAGCCGGCATGTCGCGGCGATGGTAGAGCACGCCGCCGACGATCATCAGCAGCAGGAAGTAGGAGAAATATCCCACCTCCAGGACCTCCGTCAGCCAGGGCGTGGCGAACTGCCCCAGCCAGACAGTGGGAGGAACGGGAAAAAGCCAGGCCTCCAGATCAAGCAGATATCGGTCCTGCCAGGAATCCACGAACAGGAAGGAGAGGCGGGCCACTTCTTCGAAGCACACAATGAACATCAGCAGCGGGTACCAGTGGTGCAGGAACCGCCACAGGCGTGAGCGGGACGCGCCCGCCACCAGCCCTGCGATGACCAGCACGCAGGCAACGTGGACCGCCAGAAACGCGGGCCAGGCCGAAACGCGGTGGCGCAGCAGCAAAATAATCAGCCCCAGTCCGCTGTACCAGGCAAAGTAGAGGCGGTCGACGAAGTTCGTCCGCTGCCACCAGGAAGCTGAGAAATCGTTCGCCATTGGGGAGAATCGGATTGTACCGGGGGTCGTCGCTCCGCCGGGCTGACCCCGGGCCGGTGCTAGACTGGAAGTTTCAGAGGGCGATGTGGAATCCGTCTATCTCCTCTCGGCGGTGCGCACGGCGATCGGAAAGTTCGGCGGGTCGCTGGCAACCAAGTCCGCGGCTGACATGGGCGCAGTCGCAGCCCGGGCGGCACTGGAGCGCGCTGGAGTCCAAGCCGATCAGGTGGACGAGACCATCTTCGGCAACGCCCGCCAGGCGGGCGGCGGTCCGAACGTGGCGCGGCAAATCTCCATCCGGGCCGGCCTGCCGCAGGAAGTTCCCGCCTTCACCGTGAACCAGGCCTGCGCCTCCGGCATGAAGTCGGTGGCGCTGGCGTTCGAAGAAATCAGGGCCGGAAACCTGGAATGCGTGCTCACGGGGGGCACGGAATCCATGTCACGCCTTCCCTACTATCTGGATGGCGCGCGCTGGGGCTACCGGCTGGGACATCAGGAACTGGTGGACGGCATGTACCGCGACGGTTTTTTCTGCCCCATGGCCAGGATGGTGATGGGCGAAACCGCCGAAGTGCTGGCCGAGCAGTACAAGATTCCGCGCGAAGAACAGGACCAGTACGCGCTGCGGTCGCAGCAGCGCGCGCAGGCGGCCATCGAGGCGGGGCGGTTCGCTTCGGAGATCGTTGGCGTCGAGCTCGAAGGCAAGAAAGGCCCGCAGACCTTTGCGCGCGACGAGCATCCCTTCCTGGGCGCGACGCTGGAGAAGATGGCCAAACTGCCGCCGGTGTTCTCGAAGACCGGCACCATCACCGCGGGGAACTCGTCCGGAATTACCGATGGAGCCGCCGCATTGGTGGTAGCGGGCGAATCGTTCGTGAAGCGGCACAACCTCAAGCCTCTGGCACGGGTGATGGCGGCAACCAGTGCCGGCGTCGATCCGCGCCTCATGGGCATCGGGCCGGTGCCGGCGCTGCGCAAGATGAAGGAAAAGTTCGGGCTGGATTACGCCGCGTTCGACCTCCTCGAGCTGAACGAAGCCTTTGCGGCGCAGGTACTGGCCTGCGACCGCGAACTGCACTTCGACCCGGAGAAACTGAACGTGAACGGCGGGGCCATCGCGCTGGGACATCCCATCGGGTGCACGGGCGCGCGCATCACGGTGACGCTGTTGCACGAGATGCTGCGCCGTAAAGCGAAGCGAGGCATGGCGACGCTCTGCGTCTCCGGCGGCATGGGCATGGCGCTGGCGCTGGAGAACGTGGTCTGAAACCGAACGGCTTCAAGCGGTAAACTCCCTCGGCGCCGCGTTTGACGCTGCCAAACCGGCGTTCTTATACTCGTTGAGACGTTTTTCTCAAAGCATCCGATAGCCCATGCCGCTTTCCGCACTCATCGTGGACGACGAACAGCTCGCGCGCGACGAGCTGGCCTACCTGCTGAAGTCGGTGGGTGACGTCGAAGTCGTGGCCCAGGGCAAGAACGGCCTGGAGGCGGTGAACCTGATCAAGGAGCACACGCCCGACCTGGTCTTCCTGGATGTGCAAATGCCCGGCCTGGACGGCTTCGGCGTGATCAAGAAGCTGCTGGACCGGCGGTTGCCGTTGCCGCAGATCGTCTTTGCCACCGCCTACGACCAGTATGCCGTCAAGGCTTTCGAAGTGAATGCGGTCGACTACCTGCTGAAGCCCTTCGACAAGAAGCGGGTGACGCAGTCCGTACAGAAGGCCAGGCGTTTGCGCGAGTCGGCGGGCGCCCCGGCTGAACGTCTGGACGCCCTGGTGAAAATGCTCGAAGGCCAGAAGCCGCAGCCTAACCGCATCCTGATCAAAGCTGCAGGCCGCCTGTTCCTGGTGGATCAGAAGGACATCTGCTACGCCTCCATCGAAGATGGCGTGATCACGGTGGTGACCTCGGCCGCCGAAGGCCAGTCGAACTGTCGCACCCTGGAAGAACTGCTCTCTTCGCTCGACGCCAACATGTTCTGGCGCGCGCACCGCTCCTACGTGGTGAACATCAACCGCATCCGGGAAGTGGTGCCCTGGTTCAAGAGCAGCTACCAGCTCCGTATGGACGACAAGAAACAGTCGGAGATCCCGGTGAGCCGCGCTCAAACCAAGCGCCTGCGGGAACTGTTCCGGCTGTAGCGATTTCGCCGCGGATGGACGCGGATTCGCTTCCTTCATACCTCGATCCAGCGAGTGATTCTCTCCGCGATGGACGCCACGGTTTCGGGCTTATAATCGGACAGACTCATGAAGGCCTACGTGTACGTTTCGCTGAAGAAGACGGTGCTCGACCCCCAGGGCAAGACCATCCATGGCGCGCTGAAGAAGATGGGATACAAGGGAGTGGGCGACGTCCGCCAGGGGAAGTTCTTTGAGATTGCCCTCGACGGCGGACTGACGAAAGACGCGGCGCAGGCCGAGGTGGAGCGCATGGCGCGCGAGGTGCTGACCAACCCAGTGATCGAGGAGTTCAGTTACAGGATTGAAGACTAAGACTCTGGCCGCGGATTCACGCGGAGGAACGCGGATAAACTGGGTCGCTCGAGCGGCCCTTGCATCCAAGGCTCTTGGACTTCCCCGCGACGCTGGCGCTTTCCAGCGACCAACGGGCAACAGGCAACCGGCAACTGGGAACTGACTTATGTGCGGCATCGTCGGATACGTCGGCAAAAAGCGCGTCGTGCCCGTCATCCTCGAGGGGCTGAAGCGCCTGGAGTATCGCGGATATGACTCGGCGGGCATCGCCGTGGCCGGCAACGGACCGGGGCTCGAGGTGCGGCGCGCCGAAGGCAAGCTGCGGAACCTGGAAGAAGCCATCCGGCTGAAGCCGCTGGACGGCAGCTACGGCATCGGGCACACGCGCTGGGCCACGCATGGCCGCCCCACCGAAGAGAACGCCCATCCGCACCGCGATTGCTCGGGTCGCATCGTCGTGGTGCACAACGGCATCATCGAGAACTACCTCTCGCTCAAGAAGAAGCTCATCGAAGAGCAGCACAAGTTCGTCACCGAGACCGATACCGAGGTCATCGCCCACCTGGTGGAGAAACATCTGAAGCCGCACAACGGCCACCGGCCGGCATTCGAGGAAGCGGTGCGCAGGGCGGTGAACGAACTGCAGGGCGTGTTCGCGCTGGCCGTGATCACCGCCGACGAGCCCAACAAGATCGTGGCCGCGCGCAACGGGCCGCCGGCCGTGATCGGGCTGGGCAAGGACGAGTACTTTGTGGCCTCGGACGTGCCCGCCATCCTCTACCACACGCGCGACGTGTTCTTCCTCGCCGACGGTGACCTGGCGGTGATCACGCCGGCGGGCGTGCAGTTGAGCGACTTCTCCGGGCGGCCCATTGTGCGCCAGGTGCAGCACATCACCTGGGACCCCATCATGGCCGAGAAGGGCGGCTTCAAGCACTTCATGCTCAAGGAGATCTATGAGCAGCCACGGGCCGTGCGCGATACCACCCTGGGGCGCGTTTCGCTCGATACCGGCAAGGTGTTCCTAGAAGAGATGGAAATCACCCCGGCCGAGTTCCGAGCCGTCAAGAAGGTGCATATCGCGGCCTGCGGGACAAGCTGGCACGCCGCGCTGGCGGGCAAGTTCATGGTTGAGCGCCTGGCGCGCGTCCCGGTGGAAGTGGACTATGCCAGCGAGTACCGCTACCGCGACCCGCTGACCGGCCCGGACACGGTCACCATCCTCATCACGCAGTCGGGCGAGACCGCGGACACCATCGCAGCGCAACGCGAAGCCAAAGCCAAGGGCTCAAAGACGCTGGCCATCTGCAACGTGGTGGGCTCCATGGTGACCCGGGAGGCGGCCGGCACCATCTACACCCACGCGGGGCCGGAGATCGGCGTGGCCTCCAGCAAGGCCTTCACCGCGCAACTGGCCGCCATGTTCCTGTTCGCCGTCTACCTGGCCGAGACCCGCGGCACGATCTCGACCGAGCAGGCGCGGGCGCTGTTGACCGAGCTCACGCGCATGCCGGGTAAGCTGGAAGCCATCCTGGCGCGCGACGAAGAGATCGAAGACCTGGCCAAGGAGTACATGCGCGCGCAGGACTTCCTGTTCCTGGGCCGCGGCGTACACTACCCGATCGCGCTGGAAGGAGCGCTCAAACTCAAGGAGATCTCCTATATCCACGCCGAGGGTTATCCGGCGGGCGAGATGAAGCACGGCCCGAACGCGCTCATCGACGAGAACCTGCCGGTGGTGATCATCGCCACCTGCGACCGCAACGATCCCGACTCCGTGCTGCGCTACGAAAAGACCATGTCCAACGTGAAGGAAGTGAAGGCGCGCTCGGGCACCGTGATCGCCATCGCCACCGAAGGCGACGAGGAAATCCGTGAAGCCGTGGATCACGTCTTCTACGTGCCGCCGGCGCCGGAACTGCTTTCACCCATCCTGGAAGTCGTGCCGCTGCAGTTGCTGGCGTATCACATCGCCGTGCGGCGCGGATGCGATGTCGACCAGCCGCGCAATCTGGCCAAGTCCGTAACCGTCGAGTAGAAGATTTTTCGCGTCACTCAGGATTTCGGCGCGCGGCGCACAGCCCTTAGCCTCCCCTGAGCGAAGTCGAAGGGCCGCGCAAACGCCGCTAGCGGCGCGTGGCGTGTTTCATGATGCGCTGTCCCAGCATGACCATCACTCCCACCATGACGGCAAAGGAGCCGGCCAGCCCCAGGGCCAGATCGTCCAGCGTAGGAATGGTGCCGCGCAGCGATTCCCGGTAGGAAAAGAGCACGGTCGCCGTGCCGCTGATTAAGCCGGCCAGGGCGAGCACGCCCCACAGAGAAAGTTCGCGCGAGCCGATGCCGCCCGCCATCGCGGCCAAAATGCGGCCCCCGATGAACGCGGCCACTCCCGCGAGTATGATGAACGAGGCCGCCAAGCCCAGAGAAAGAGCGGAAGGATCGGCATAGGCCATGCCGTAGAGCAGAACCACGCGGACCAGGAAGGCCGCGCCTCCCACCACTGCTGCCGCGCCCGCCGCCTGCCAGATGCGCCCTTCTTTCGCCGTGTCCATCGGGTCGCCTCCTTGGGAACGGCCGCAAAGTGTAGCGCGGAAGACGCCGGCCCGCTAGAGGATTCGCGACTAGTGAAGCATGGCTGTGCTCAAGCAGGTTCATGCTGTTCATAACTATAAAGCACTATTTATCAATCGCTTACAAGAACTTGACAATATCTCGCTCACATTCTATTATGAATGCAAACTTGTTTGTGCGACGCAGGGCACGGTGAGCCAAGTGGCGCCGTTGAACTGCACGGAGGCTTGAGAACATGGGCAAGATCATAGGAATCGACCTGGGGACTACCAACTCCGTGGTGGCCGTGATGGAGGGCAGCGAACCCAAGGTCATCGCCAACGAGGAAGGCGGGCGGACCACCCCATCGGTGGTGGCGTTCACCAAGACCGGTGAGCGGCTGGTCGGACAGGTGGCAAAGCGCCAGGCCATCACCAATCCCGAGAACACGATCTACTCCATCAAGCGCTTCATGGGGCGGCGCTACGACGAAGTCACCGAAGAGATGAAGATGGTCCCCTTCAAGGTGGTGAAGGAGGGCGACCATGTGGCGGTGGAAGCGGCGGGCAAGAGATACACGCCGCCGGAGATTTCCGCGCTCATCCTGCAGAAGCTGCGCAAGGCGGCGGAAGATTACCTGGGCGAGAAGGTCACCGAGGCAGTCATCACCGTGCCGGCCTACTTCAATGACGCCCAGCGGCAGGCGACCAAGGACGCCGGGCGCATCGCGGGCCTGGAGGTGAAGCGCATCGTCAACGAGCCTACGGCCGCCGCCATGGCCTATGGCCTGGACAAGAAGAAGGACGAGACCATCGCCGTCTACGACTTCGGCGGCGGCACCTTCGACATCTCCATCCTGGAAGTGGGCGAAGGCGTCATCGAGGTGAAAGCCACCAACGGCGACACGCACCTGGGGGGCGACAACATTGACCAGCGCATCGTGGACTGGCTGGTGGAGGAGTTCAAGAAGGAAGAGGGTCTCGACCTGCGCGCCAAGGGCAATGAGATGGCGCTGCAACGGCTGCGCGATGCCGCCGAGAAAGCCAAGATCGAGCTCTCCACCACCATGGAGACAGAGATCAACCTGCCGTTCATCACGGCCGACGCCAGCGGCCCCAAGCACCTGGTGAAGAAGCTGACGCGGGCCAAGCTGGAGCAGATGGTGGAAGACATCATCCATCGCTCCGTGGGCCCGTGCCAACAGGCGCTGAAGGACGCCGGCATCGATGCCGGGAAAATCGACGAAGTGGTGCTGGTGGGCGGGCAGACGCGTATGCCGCGCATTCAGCAGCTCGTTAGGGAGTTGTTCGGCCGCGAGCCGCACAAGGGTGTGAATCCGGACGAAGTCGTGGCGGTGGGCGCGGCGGTACAGGCCGGAGTGCTGGCGGGCGACGTGAAGGACCTGCTGCTGCTCGACGTCACACCGCTCACGCTGGCGATTGAGACGCACAACCCGCACCGGCCGTGGGAAGGGGGCGTGGCTACTCCGATGATCCCGCGCAACACCACCATCCCGACCAAGAAGACGGAGATCTTCTCCACCGCGGCCGACAACCAGAGTTCGGTGGAGATCCACGTGCTTCAGGGCGAGCGCCCGCTGGCCAAGGACAACCGCACGCTGGGCAAGTTCCACCTGACGGGGATCCCGCCGGCTCCGCGCGGGGTGCCGCAGATCGAGGTGACCTTCGACATCGACGCCAACGGCATCCTGAACGTGACCGCCAAGGACATGGCCACGGGCAAGGACCAGAAAATCACCATCACGTCCTCTTCCGGCCTGAGCAAGGAAGAAGTGGAGCGCATGGCCAAGGAGGCCGAGGCGCACGCCGCCGAGGACCGCGCCAAACGCGAGGAGATCGAGGCGCGCAACCATCTGGACGCCATGGTCTACAACGTGGAGCGCATGCTGAAGGAGCACGGGGAGAAGATCTCCGGCTCCGAGAAGGAGAACGTGGAAGCGGCGCTGGCCGAGGCCAAGAAAGCCCTCGACGGCAGCGACCGGGCGGCGCTCGACGCCGCCAGCCAACGCCTGACGCAGGCTTCCCACAAGCTGGCGGAGCAGATGTACAAGGCGGCCCAGCCGCCGCCGGGCGCGCAGCCTGGCGCTCAACCCGGGGCCACCAATGGCGCCGCCGGCAAGAAAGACGGGGAAGTCATCGACGCCGAGTACGTGGACGTGGAGGAAAAGAAGTAATCGCGCTTACCGGGGCGTCGGGGCCCCGGCGCGATCATCCTGAGCGAAGCGAAGGATCTGGTGCTCAGCCATCAGCCTTCAGCACGGGGCGCCTGGAGGCGCCCCGTATCTTATCGGGCATTGGAATCTGAGCTAGAGGCTAGAACGGACCAAAATGGCCACTGCCACCAAGGACTACTACGGGATTCTCGGCGTGAAGCGCACCGCTTCGGCCGAGGACATCCGCAAGGCCTTCCGCAAACTCGCCCGCAAATATCATCCCGACCTGAATCCCGGGAACAAGGCGGCGGAAGAGAAGTTCAAGCAGATCTCCGAAGCCAACGACGTCCTGAGCGACCCAAAGAAGCGCAAGATCTACGACCGGCTGGGCTTTTATTCCGACAACATTGACGCGGCGGCAGCCGAAGCAGCGGCACGAGGCGGTTACGGGCCGGGCGCGGGTTTCGGCGGGCAGGCCGGACCGAGCGTGCACTTCGACTTCGGCGGTTTCGACTTCTCCGACTTCACCGAACCCGGCCGGAAAGCCGGCGGCACCAGCTTTCGCGACATCTTTTCGGGAATTTTCGGCGGGCGCGGCTTCGGCGCGGAAGAAGCCGGACCGGAACCGGGGACCGACCTGGAATACCAGGTCAACGTGGGCTTCTGGCAGGCGATTCGCGGCGCGGTGATGCGGCTGAACATCGCCCGCACGGAAACCTGCGCCCGATGCAAAGGAAGCGGCGCGATCGACAGCGGCGCCCAGACCTGTCCGGAATGCAACGGCTCCGGCCAGGTCACGCAGACCAGCGGGCGCATGAAATTCAAGCTGGCGTGCCAGCGCTGCGGCGGCTCGGGCAAGACCCGCAGCCAGTGCCCGGCCTGCGGCGGCGAGGGCGTGCTGCATCGTACCGAGCCGCTCGAAGTGCGCATCAAGCCGGGAACGCGCGAGGGGCAGCGCATCCGTCTGGCCGGCAAGGGCAACGCCGGGCTGCGCGGCGGCCCGCCCGGAGACCTTTACATCATCGTGCGCACGGGCGAGCACCCCGTGTTTCGCCGCGAGGGCGACGACATCCATATCACCGTCCCGGTCACCGCCATGGAGGCCGCCCTGGGGGCGAAAATCGAAGTGCCCACCATCGACGGCCGCGCGCTGCTCAAGATTCCGCCCGGCACGCGCTCGGGACAGCGCCTGCGGCTGCGCGAAAAAGGCGTGCCCTCGGCCACGCGCGAAGGGGCGCGCGGCGACGAGATCGTCGAAGTGCAGATCGTCGTCCCCATGCCGCGTGACGAGCGCTCGAAGGAGATCCTGCGCGAGTTGCAGAAGCTCAACCCGGAGGATCCGCGGGCGGAGCTGTGGAGCAAGGTGTAACCCCATGCCGAAGCGCAAGAAGCAAGGGGCCTACATGATCTCGGCCGTGGCCGAGATGTACGGCATCCATCCGCAGACGCTGCGGCTGTATGAGCGCGAGGGACTGCTGCGGCCGTCGCGCTCCGAAGGCAACACCCGCCTCTACACCGACCAGGATCTGGAGCGGCTGGAGTTCATCCTTTCGCTGGCGCGCGAATTGGGGGTCAACATCGCCGGCATCGCTATCATTCTGGAAATGCGCGCGCGCATGGAAGAGATGCAGCGCCAGATGCAGGAGTTCGTGAACTTCGTGAAGAAAGAGATGCTCAGCCGGCCGATGGCCGACCCGGAGCGCGGAGCCATCGTGCCGATACGAAGGGTGGCGCCAGTCGGAGCGGTGGGGAAGGAGAAGAAGGGACGGCGGTAGAGAGACTGGGCGAGTTGGTAATTGGGTAACTTGGAAATCTGGAATTTTGGTAATTGAGGTCGCGACCCTGGGTCCAGCCGTGCAGAACCTGCGAGCCGCAAACAGCGAATCAGGAATGCAAAAACCGCCGCCCGGATCGGGCGGCGGTTTTCGGCTTCCAGGTTACTGCTGCGGCGTCTGCCCTTCGCGTTCCGCCTTGCGCTGCTTCATGCGCTCGCGGAAGCGCTCGCCGGCCTGGCGATGCTCCTCCATCGCCTTCAGGAACTCGGCGCGCTGCTCCGGGGTGAACACCTGGTTCACCTGCAGG
The window above is part of the Terriglobales bacterium genome. Proteins encoded here:
- a CDS encoding helix-turn-helix transcriptional regulator is translated as MPKRKKQGAYMISAVAEMYGIHPQTLRLYEREGLLRPSRSEGNTRLYTDQDLERLEFILSLARELGVNIAGIAIILEMRARMEEMQRQMQEFVNFVKKEMLSRPMADPERGAIVPIRRVAPVGAVGKEKKGRR
- a CDS encoding J domain-containing protein, which encodes MATATKDYYGILGVKRTASAEDIRKAFRKLARKYHPDLNPGNKAAEEKFKQISEANDVLSDPKKRKIYDRLGFYSDNIDAAAAEAAARGGYGPGAGFGGQAGPSVHFDFGGFDFSDFTEPGRKAGGTSFRDIFSGIFGGRGFGAEEAGPEPGTDLEYQVNVGFWQAIRGAVMRLNIARTETCARCKGSGAIDSGAQTCPECNGSGQVTQTSGRMKFKLACQRCGGSGKTRSQCPACGGEGVLHRTEPLEVRIKPGTREGQRIRLAGKGNAGLRGGPPGDLYIIVRTGEHPVFRREGDDIHITVPVTAMEAALGAKIEVPTIDGRALLKIPPGTRSGQRLRLREKGVPSATREGARGDEIVEVQIVVPMPRDERSKEILRELQKLNPEDPRAELWSKV
- the dnaK gene encoding molecular chaperone DnaK gives rise to the protein MGKIIGIDLGTTNSVVAVMEGSEPKVIANEEGGRTTPSVVAFTKTGERLVGQVAKRQAITNPENTIYSIKRFMGRRYDEVTEEMKMVPFKVVKEGDHVAVEAAGKRYTPPEISALILQKLRKAAEDYLGEKVTEAVITVPAYFNDAQRQATKDAGRIAGLEVKRIVNEPTAAAMAYGLDKKKDETIAVYDFGGGTFDISILEVGEGVIEVKATNGDTHLGGDNIDQRIVDWLVEEFKKEEGLDLRAKGNEMALQRLRDAAEKAKIELSTTMETEINLPFITADASGPKHLVKKLTRAKLEQMVEDIIHRSVGPCQQALKDAGIDAGKIDEVVLVGGQTRMPRIQQLVRELFGREPHKGVNPDEVVAVGAAVQAGVLAGDVKDLLLLDVTPLTLAIETHNPHRPWEGGVATPMIPRNTTIPTKKTEIFSTAADNQSSVEIHVLQGERPLAKDNRTLGKFHLTGIPPAPRGVPQIEVTFDIDANGILNVTAKDMATGKDQKITITSSSGLSKEEVERMAKEAEAHAAEDRAKREEIEARNHLDAMVYNVERMLKEHGEKISGSEKENVEAALAEAKKALDGSDRAALDAASQRLTQASHKLAEQMYKAAQPPPGAQPGAQPGATNGAAGKKDGEVIDAEYVDVEEKK
- the glmS gene encoding glutamine--fructose-6-phosphate transaminase (isomerizing), translated to MCGIVGYVGKKRVVPVILEGLKRLEYRGYDSAGIAVAGNGPGLEVRRAEGKLRNLEEAIRLKPLDGSYGIGHTRWATHGRPTEENAHPHRDCSGRIVVVHNGIIENYLSLKKKLIEEQHKFVTETDTEVIAHLVEKHLKPHNGHRPAFEEAVRRAVNELQGVFALAVITADEPNKIVAARNGPPAVIGLGKDEYFVASDVPAILYHTRDVFFLADGDLAVITPAGVQLSDFSGRPIVRQVQHITWDPIMAEKGGFKHFMLKEIYEQPRAVRDTTLGRVSLDTGKVFLEEMEITPAEFRAVKKVHIAACGTSWHAALAGKFMVERLARVPVEVDYASEYRYRDPLTGPDTVTILITQSGETADTIAAQREAKAKGSKTLAICNVVGSMVTREAAGTIYTHAGPEIGVASSKAFTAQLAAMFLFAVYLAETRGTISTEQARALLTELTRMPGKLEAILARDEEIEDLAKEYMRAQDFLFLGRGVHYPIALEGALKLKEISYIHAEGYPAGEMKHGPNALIDENLPVVIIATCDRNDPDSVLRYEKTMSNVKEVKARSGTVIAIATEGDEEIREAVDHVFYVPPAPELLSPILEVVPLQLLAYHIAVRRGCDVDQPRNLAKSVTVE